The following proteins come from a genomic window of Sesamum indicum cultivar Zhongzhi No. 13 linkage group LG10, S_indicum_v1.0, whole genome shotgun sequence:
- the LOC105172242 gene encoding arginine/serine-rich protein PNISR-like produces MKDSERREREYVPRRPQEGRGGGNDKPKTEKRKEPKYVSKYHNYTPLAMSREKALMMVENVDVLKWPRHTRYTPSKKTSNKYCRFHRERGHNTKECYQLKDEIERLVRQGHFRDRVPPNCKIGGEGRRSRSRSRDRRRSRSRSRDRDRNPGPSKTDRAPIGGNNAPTKGVIYTIAGGPTAGDLSRT; encoded by the coding sequence ATGAAAGACTCAGAACGAAGGGAGCGAGAGTACGTCCCTAGGCGGCCTCAAGAGGGCAGGGGAGGAGGAAATGACAAACCTAAAACAGAGAAACGGAAGGAACCCAAGTATGTTTCGAAGTACCACAATTACACTCCTTTAGCCATGTCTCGAGAGAAGGCCCTGATGATGGTAGAGAATGTCGATGTGCTGAAGTGGCCAAGACACACGAGATACACCCCCTCCAAGAAAACTTCTAACAAATACTGCCGTTTCCACCGGGAGAGGGGACACAATACAAAAGAATGCTATCAGCTGAAGGATGAGATCGAAAGGCTTGTTAGGCAGGGGCATTTCAGAGATCGCGTGCCCCCAAATTGTAAAATCGGTGGGGAAGGAAGGAGGAGCAGATCGAGAAGCCGTGATCGCAGGAGGAGCAGATCGAGAAGCCGTGATCGCGACAGAAACCCGGGCCCATCAAAAACCGACAGGGCCCCGATAGGCGGGAACAACGCTCCCACCAAGGGCGTTATATACACGATTGCGGGAGGACCGACCGCGGGAGATTTGAGCCGAACATGA
- the LOC105172241 gene encoding uncharacterized protein LOC105172241, with protein sequence MCPTLQESTTEHADAVGLFTGQQQRRYDPFSNTYNPKWRDRPNLSYGNQHLQKPQYRPPPQPNPTPSPSLEDMIKALVANTQQFQQQTQQFQQQTQTRIQNLESKISQLASSVGKLESQGKLPSQSVINPRQIASAITLRSGKELQEHVNEDDTKRGHGVKRKLEKEIEVQQEQAKPEADHPKPLVTRPPFPERFTKVKKEEEEKEILETFRKVEVNIPLLDAIKQIPRYAKFLKELCTSKGKLKGKERVSMGENVSAILQRKLPQKCNDPGMFSIPCKIGKIGIEKAMCDLGASINIMPLTIYESLNVGPLKETGVILQLADRSVVYPEGVLEDVLVQVNELVFSADFYVLDMRGDISPNSTSILLGRPFLKTSKTKIDVDAGILSMEFDNEVMRFKIDGAMKYSNDVHSIFLIDSIDPLLQKNAMFNSRGAFKITIAKRSSRRTYKKQVFHDKISLRKKSSMDCQVPLNPHITGCIT encoded by the coding sequence ATGTGCCCAACTCTTCAAGAATCAACTACCGAACATGCTGACGCCGTAGGATTATTCACCGGACAACAACAAAGAAGATATGATCCTTTCTCCAACACATACAACCCCAAATGGAGGGATCGCCCGAATCTGAGTTACGGTAACCAACACCTTCAAAAACCCCAATACAGACCACCTCCGCAACCTAACCCCACGCCTAGCCCATCTCTCGAAGACATGATAAAAGCACTAGTGGCCAACACACAACAATTCCAACAACAGACCCAGCAATTCCAGCAACAGACCCAGACGCGCATTCAAAATCTAGAATCTAAAATCAGTCAACTGGCGTCGTCTGTTGGTAAGCTAGAGTCCCAAGGTAAGCTACCTTCTCAGTCTGTCATTAACCCTAGACAAATTGCTAGTGCTATTACGCTTCGTAGTGGAAAAGAATTGCAGGAACATGTGAACGAAGATGACACCAAACGTGGGCACGGTGTGAAAAGAAAGTTGGAAAAGGAAATTGAGGTCCAACAAGAACAAGCCAAACCAGAAGCGGACCATCCGAAGCCTTTGGTAACTAGACCGCCCTTCCCTGAAAGATTCACTAAGGtaaagaaagaagaggaagaaaaagaaatccttGAAACGTTCCGCAAAGTGGAGGTAAACATCCCGCTGCTCGATGCCATCAAGCAAATACCCCGATACGCGAAATTTCTCAAAGAATTGTGCACTAGCAAGGGTAAACTCAAGGGAAAGGAACGGGTAAGTATGGGGGAGAACGTCTCCGCAATTCTCCAACGAAAATTACCCCAAAAATGCAATGATCCAGGTATGTTTTCTATCCCTTGCAAAATTGGAAAGATTGGAATAGAAAAAGCAATGTGTGATTTAGGTGCTTCTATCAATATTATGCCTCTTACTATATATGAATCTTTGAATGTTGGCCCATTGAAAGAAACGGGGGTCATTCTTCAACTTGCTGATCGTTCTGTAGTTTACCCCGAAGGAGTTCTTGAGGATGTACTTGTGCAAGTTAATGAATTGGTTTTTTCTGCTGATTTTTATGTGCTTGATATGAGGGGGGATATTTCTCCCAATTCTACATCCATCTTGCTAGGAAGACCATTCCTTAAAAcctcaaaaaccaaaattgatgttgatgccGGAATTCTCTCTATGGAGTTCGATAATGAGGTAATGAGGTTTAAAATTGATGGTGCCATGAAATATTCTAATGATGtgcattctatttttctcattgATTCTATTGATCCTTTATTGCAAAAAAATGCTATGTTCAATAGTAGAGGAGCATTCAAGATAACAATTGCCAAAAGATCGAGTCGAAGAACTTACAAGAAACAAGTctttcatgacaaaataagtttaagGAAGAAGTCATCCATGGACTGCCAAGTTCCCCTAAATCCACACATCACCGGGTGCattacatag